Proteins encoded by one window of Haematobia irritans isolate KBUSLIRL chromosome 2, ASM5000362v1, whole genome shotgun sequence:
- the LOC142226539 gene encoding uncharacterized protein LOC142226539, whose product MSKFMLIFVALIGFTMAYPGGYGSGGGGGHGGSHGSNGPVGGFGGGHQGGGGYGGSQNSGYGGGHNGGQQEGFGGGYGSGHHGSGGGVGSGFGGSHPGGFSGPQGGGQGGVGGFGGSHPGGFSGPQSGHGYGGGFGGPQSGHNHGGSFGGSQSGHSGHGGHSHGGGHSHGSGYGVDQGGYQKHGY is encoded by the exons atgtcTAAATTTATG ttgatatttgtcgCTTTGATTGGCTTTACAATGGCCTATCCTGGTGGATATGGCAGCGGCGGTGGTGGTGGTCATGGCGGAAGTCACGGCAGTAATGGTCCAGTTGGTGGTTTTGGTGGTGGCCATCAAGGCGGAGGCGGTTATGGTGGTTCACAAAATTCGGGCTATGGTGGAGGCCATAACGGCGGACAACAAGAAGGTTTTGGTGGAGGCTATGGAAGTGGTCATCATGGCAGTGGAGGTGGAGTAGGAAGCGGTTTCGGAGGCTCCCATCCCGGTGGATTCAGTGGACCCCAAGGTGGTGGTCAAGGTGGAGTTGGCGGTTTTGGAGGTTCACATCCTGGAGGCTTTTCTGGGCCTCAAAGTGGTCATGGATATGGTGGAGGTTTTGGTGGCCCCCAAAGTGGTCACAATCATGGAGGAAGTTTCGGAGGATCCCAAAGTGGTCATAGCGGACATGGTGGCCATAGCCATGGTGGTGGCCACAGTCATGGTAGTGGTTATGGTGTTGATCAAGGTGGTTATCAAAAACATGGATATTaa
- the LOC142226541 gene encoding uncharacterized protein LOC142226541, producing MAKFFFVVLFALFAMAMARGGYGNERGHGGNQGAGFGQQGGHGGFGGSQGGYGGQQAGGFGGHGQHGAGAGFGGQQGGHGAGAGYGGNQGGYGGNQGGYGGNQGGRGQQGGHGKHY from the exons atgGCCAAATTTTTC tttGTTGTTCTCTTCGCTTTGTTCGCCATGGCTATGGCCCGTGGTGGATATGGTAATGAACGTGGACATGGTGGCAACCAAGGTGCCGGTTTCGGACAACAAGGTGGTCATGGTGGTTTCGGTGGCAGCCAAGGCGGTTATGGAGGTCAACAAGCAGGTGGTTTCGGAGGTCATGGTCAACATGGTGCCGGTGCTGGTTTCGGTGGCCAACAAGGTGGTCATGGAGCTGGTGCTGGTTATGGTGGCAACCAAGGCGGTTATGGTGGCAACCAAGGCGGTTATGGTGGCAACCAAGGTGGACGTGGTCAACAAGGTGGTCATGGCAAACACTATTAG